From one Thamnophis elegans isolate rThaEle1 chromosome 7, rThaEle1.pri, whole genome shotgun sequence genomic stretch:
- the IL22 gene encoding interleukin-22, whose translation MDPWKNWTRCYLLWVFCCYYLFLLTVSSPLPLNQKGTRNYKSCRLSPRHFEKFAFKNMTYTVAKEASANDRDTVNRFVGQNLYINVMMNERCYLMKRVTDTVTHTLHDWKNQNPFFVEVIYFLVALVKELRNCNPPEDTTYIERNLKRMTDKLEQLGDNGMNKMVGELDILYDYLRDACT comes from the exons ATGGATCCATGGAAGAATTGGACAAGATGCTATCTTCTTTGGGTGTTCTGCTGTTATTACCTCTTCCTCCTCACTGTTTCAAGTCCTTTGCCCTTGAACCAAAAAGGCACGCGGAATTATAAGTCCTGCAGGCTTAGCCCACGTCACTTCGAGAAGTTTGCCTTCAAGAACATGACCTATACTGTGGCCAAAGAG gCAAGTGCTAATGATCGGGACACAGTTAACAGGTTTGTGGGACAGAATTTATACATCAACGTCATG ATGAATGAACGTTGCTACTTAATGAAAAGAGTAACAGATACTGTCACACATACTCTCCATGATTGGAAGAACCAAAATCCCTTTTTCGTAGAAGTAATATATTTTTTGGTGGCATTGGTTAAAGAACTGCGTAATTGT AATCCACCGGAAGATACAACATACATAGAAAGAAATTTGAAAAGAATGACAGATAAATTAGAACAG TTGGGAGACAATGGAATGAACAAAATGGTTGGTGAACTTGATATCCTGTATGATTATCTGAGGGATGCGTGCACTTGA